One Pseudomonas entomophila genomic window carries:
- a CDS encoding helix-turn-helix domain-containing protein, which produces MARISAILDNDGNLKKLGAAIRARRLALDLSQEALADAAGVDRSHMGKIERGERNVTFLNILRIAAAVQCKPSELLIDASL; this is translated from the coding sequence ATGGCAAGAATCTCCGCAATCCTCGACAATGACGGCAACCTCAAAAAGCTCGGCGCTGCGATACGAGCGCGTCGGTTGGCACTCGATCTATCCCAAGAGGCCCTAGCCGACGCGGCAGGGGTGGACCGTTCTCACATGGGCAAAATAGAGAGAGGGGAGAGAAACGTGACATTCTTGAACATCTTACGAATTGCGGCTGCGGTGCAGTGCAAGCCCTCCGAGCTCCTTATTGACGCTTCGTTGTAG